TGGTGTAAACCGTAACGGTCATGGCGTGGTCTCCCCTAGTGAAGCGTGAAGTCTGTTCTGTGATGCTGGATGGTGCCTGATGAAGCCGGCGATACTGGACGTTCGTCGTGTTCAAAAAGTTGCTTGTGGAGCTTGGTGAAGCTCTCGAAGTCTGTTCCTAGATACTACATCCAGTTCCATGCCCAGACACTACATCTAGTGCGCCCCCCAAGGTGGAACCCCTACATGATGTATTACAAGTATGTCATTACACGGGGCCGCCGTCCACAGTTTGTGCACAGGGGATGCCGCGTAAATAGGCGGGATTCCCGCGGCCCGGCGGGGGTTCTCCACAGCCTGTGCAGAACGCGATGCACATGTGACGAGGCAGGCAAGATTCACGCGTGTCGCGTACCGTGGGCGTGTCGGGTCTAGTACCCGCCAACACTAGATATTGTGGTCGGCCCCGCAGGGGCGAGGAAGGAGGGGCAGGATGGTGAACCCCGTGCACCTGAAGACGCTGCTGGAGGTCCTCCGCACCGGGTCGTTTGCCGGAGCCGCCCTGCGGCTGGGCTACACGGCCTCGGCAGTGTCCCAGCAGATGTCCGCCCTGGAGAAGGACACCGGTGCGCGCCTGTTCGAGCGTTCCGCCCGCACCGCCTCCCCCACGGAAGCCGCCGTCGTTATGGCCCGGCACGCCGTCAAGGTGCTCACCGACATGGATGCCCTCCTGGCGGCAGCGGCCCGTCCCGGACCGGGCAGCTCGGAGGTGCTCCGCCTGGGCATCTTCCCCAGCCTGGCCACCTTCGCCCTGCCGGAACTGCTGGCCTCGCCCCAGTGGCGGGATCTGGGAATTGACCTGCTGCTTTCCGTCGCCGAACCCGCACAGACCATCCAGGGCCTGCGCACGGGAGGGAACCTCGACGTCGCACTGGTGTACCAGGTGGGCCAGGGCGGACTGGCCTGGCCGTCCTCCATCAGCCGCCGCTGGCTGGGCGACGATAATTTCCGTGTGGTGCTGCCCGAGTCCTGGGGCATCCAAAGCGGTGCCGAGGTCTCGGCCGAGCAGCTGGCGGGGATGCCCTGGATCATGCATCATCCAGGTACCCCCGATGCCCTGGTGATTGAGCGGCTCTTCGCCAGCTGCAGCCTCCACCCGCAGGTGGCCGCATACTGCGATGACTTCAACGCCAGCCTGGCCATGGCTTCCGCGGGCCTTGGCGCGGCGCTGGTGCCGGAACTGGCGATGCTGAACCGGCCGGCCGGCACAGTGGTGCTGGATGTCCCCGAAATCCGGCTGGCACGCAGCATCTTTGCCCTGCTGATCCACGAACAAAACGTCCAGGTCCGGCTGTTCCTGGACCGGCTGGCCGATGTGCTGGGCCGCCGGAGCATAGTGCCGCTCCCCACATCCGGTGCCCGGCAGGGCTGAAAAGTCGTTTCCTGAGTTGGGCCCGGGCCATACTCGAAACATGACCACTGGCGAAAAAACCATCCCCAAACGGTCATTGAGTGCCGTTACCAACCGGGTAACCGGAGTCCTGCGCGTCACCCGCTTCCAGCTCGCCTTCAAGGCCACCCTCGCTGTCGGCATAGCCTGGACACTTGCCCCGCATGTGCCGGGGGTGGCTTCGCAGTACCCGTATTACGCTCCGCTGGGCGCCATTGTCAGCATGTACCCCACCGTCTCCGGTTCCTTCCGCACCGGCATGGAAACCCTCGCGGGCCTGGTGACCGGCATGCTTTTGGCGCTGGGGGCCCTGCTGATCGGCACCCCGAATGTCTGGACCATATCCGTGATCGTCGGCATTGGCGTGCTGCTCGGCGGGTTGTCCTTCCTGGGCGCGTCCGGCCGGGAATACGTGCCGATGGCTGCGCTGTTCGTGCTGCTCCTGGGCGGTGATGATCCGGACGGCTACTCGTTCGGCTACGGCGTGCAGATGCTGGTCGGCGTTATTGTCGGGCTGGCCGTAAACGCCCTCGTCTTCCCGCCCCTGCACCTGAACGGCGCCGTCAACGGGCTGGTGACGCTGCGGAAATCGCTGGCGCGGCAGCTGCGGGACATGGGGACGGCGCTGGAGGAAACCTGGCCGCCCAAACACGAGGACTGGTCCCAGCGCGAGAGCGAACTGGATACCCTGACCAAGGAGGTCCGGGAAGCCGTGGAGCTGGCGGACACCAGCCGGCACGGAAACATCCGCAGCCGCAAGTACAGCCGTGATTTCACTGCCGACTACCGGGCGCTGCGGGCCATGGAACGTGCCACCCGGCATGTGAAGGATATGACCGAAGTCCTCACTGACGCCATCTGGCGGAATCCGCAGAACGTCGCTGTCCCGGCCGCCCTGACCGTACCGCTGGCCAAGGCAGTGAACGGCTGCGCCGAAGCGGTGGAGGCCTGGGATCCGGAAAGCGAGGAGCACTCCACGGCAACCGAGGCGCTCGTGGAGCTGGTGCGCCTGGTCAACACCTCAGGCTCGGCCGACAGCCCCGTGGACGCGACGGCGGCCCTGGCCATGGACCTGCGCCGCATCCTGCGGATCATCAACACGGAGTCCGACGGCGACGCATAGCCCCGCGCCTCCCTTTCCTGCCGTGCGGGCGGACCGTTAGACTCCCCCGCAGCAGAGACCGCAACCAGGCCGCGCCGCACCAAGGATGCCGCCGGACAAGGGACAGCGCCATGAAGATTGTTGTCACCACGCCCACGGGGCACGTTGGTTCCCGGGTCCTAAGGCTGCTCATCCAGGCAGGCGTCCGGCCGACGACCCTGCTGCGGGATGCCTCCCGGCTGGAGCCCGGACTCCGGCGGTTCTGCGACCTGGTGGAGGGCAACCAGGACGATGAGGACGCCGTCCTGCGTGCCACCTTCGGCGCAGATGCCCTGTACTGGGTGGATCCGCCCAGCGATGACGACGACCCGCTGGACGGCTATGAGCGGTTCGGGGAAACGGCCGCCGCAGCGGTGACCGCCAATGCCGTTCCGCGCGTGGTGTTCCAGAGCAGTGTGGGAGCCGAGGTCCGCAGCGGGTTCGGCGAAGTGGACGGGCTGGCCCGCACCGAAGTACTGCTGAACGGTACGGGCGCACACGTGCCGCACCTGCGCTGCGGCTATTTCTTCACCAACCTGCTCGCTGACCTGGACTCCGTGCGCGCCGGCGTGCTGATCAGTATCCTCCCGGTGGGCCACCGGATGCCGTGGGTCGATCCGCGGGACATTGGTGACGTCGCAGCCGCGCGGCTGCTCGCCACGGACTGGCACGGCCGGCACACCCTGGGAGTCCTCGGTCCGCAGGACCTGTCGCTCCGGGAGATAGCCGCAATTGTTGGTGCCGCCGTCGGCCGCCCGCTGGCCGCGGAGCAGATATCCGAGACGGAGTATGCCGGCATGCTGCGCGGTGCCGGACTAACGGAGGCCCGGATTGAGGGGATCCTGGGGATGTCCCGCGGGCAGCTGGACTTCACCCCGGAGGACCCGCGCAGCCTGATGACCTCCACCCCCACCTCCCTGGCGGCGTGGGCTTACGATGTCCTTCGCCCGGCCCTGAATTCGCACCGTTAAACCAAGGGAAAATACCCCCGGAAACACCGTTGTCGGAAATTAGTTTAATCACCGCTAAAAGCGCGGAATAGCGCGTGACCAGGGCACAGGGGCACCCCTGGAATGGGCCCGTAAAGGTTGACACTGTCCGGCGGAAAAGCAAGACTCCACATAGAAACACCATTTGAACTGCGTACCGCTAAGCACCATCCGTAGGGGTCAGCCGCCCGGAAATCCGGGTTAGACAACATGGAGGGCCTCCCCACTAAAAAGGGGGAACCAATGTTAGTGAAAGAGCGCAGAATCGCACTGCCGGCAATTGCCGCATTTACTTTTGGCGCTATGTTCCTGTCCGGCTGTTCGGCAGCCGAAACGGCAGAAACAGCGGAAGGTTCCGCTGCCCCGGAGACCCCGGTAACCCAGAGCCCGCGGGCCCCGTCCGGATCGGCCTTCCCGGTCTCGGCGCCGGACCCGGGTGCAGCTGTCCTCGTTACCCAGATGGAGGACGCGGACGGCGGCAGTTTCGCCGTCCATGGTCTCCGCAGTGGTGCCGAGGCCCTTACCTTCCACGCAAATTGTGCCCAGGCCAGCACCGTCACCGTTGACGTTGCGAACATCGGCCCTGTGACGTTCTCCTGTGGGCAGGAGGGCGCAACCACCACCGCGACGGTGGATGTGCGGCCCGCCGCAGGCATCATTGACGTGGCGGTGACCGGGGCGGAAGGCGTTCCCTGGGGAATGACGATCACTGAGGCAGAACTGCCCTAAAACGCCAAACGGCCCGTGCCCTGGGACCTCCCAGGGCACGAGCCGATTCTTGAAAGCGGGAAAGCTACCCCTCGTCGGTAAGCAGCCCGAGCTCCGCGAGCTGACGGGCCATCCCGGCGCCGTCGGGCGCGTAGATCCAGGGGACGTCCACCGGGGTCTCCCCCGGCTTGCCCGTCCGTCCACCGGCCAGCACCGCTTCGCCGGCTGACAGCTGGCGGATGGCAATGGCCCGGACGTTCTCCGGGTGGCGTTGGGCGAAGTCGGCGTAGATTTCTTCGTCGTGCTGGCCGTTATCGCCGATCAGCAGCCACTTGATGTCCGGGAATTCCTGGGCCAGCCGTTCCAGCTGGCTGCGCTTGTGCGCCTGGCCGCTGCGGAACCAGCGGTCCGTGGTGGGACCCCAGTCGGTCAGCAGCAGCGGACCGGCCGGATACAGGTTGCGGGTAATGAACCGGGTCAGCGTAGCGGCGACGTTCCAGGCGCCGGTCGAGAGGTAGAGCACCGGGCCCACGGGGTTTTCCCGTGCCAGGCGGTCCATCATCACAGCCATTCCCGGCGTGGGCGTTCGGGCGTGCTCATCGAGGACAAAGGTGTTCCAGGCTGCCAGCATCGGCCGTGGAAGGGCGGTGACCATGATGGTGTCGTCAATGTCCGACACCACGCCCACCTCGGCTGCGGGATCCACCACGTAGACCGGCGCGGTGGTTTCCTCGCCGTCTTCGGAACGGAGCAGGACGGTGGTCCAGCCCGGAGCAAGATCCGCAGGAAGGACGGCGTCAACCACTCCCCCTCGGTCCGCGGTGACCACATGCTTCTGGTCGCCCACAACCACGGTGACCGTGGCTTTGTTGACCGGCGGGCTCATGAAGTTCCGCCAGCCGCGGATCCCGTCGGCGATCGCCTTGGACGCCATCGACTTTTCAGCGCCGTCGAAATAACCGGGCTTGGCCAGGATGACCCGGCCAAGTACGCGCACCCATTCCGTGGAGCCGTATCCGGTGAAGGGAAGGACTATCTGCACGTCCCCCCGCTTCCGGGCACGTTCATCGCGCCACGCATGCAGGGAATCCTCCATGCGCATGCCGAGGTGGGCCGCCGGGGTTTTGTCTGCCGGACGGTCTGCGGGGTTTTTTGTCATATTCCTAGTCTGTCAGATGCTTCGATCGCAGGTATTTGCCGTTGCTCCGGAGGATCAGCACGCTAGATGCGGTACTTTGACCGGACCGGGCAGTCGAACGGATCCCGGGCGGAGAGCCCCACCTCGTTGAGGTACCGAACCACAATGGCGTAGGACTGCACGAGCGTGGTCTCGGTGTAAGGGATGGAATGCTTGGAGCAGTGTTCCTTCACCAGTTCGCTGGCCCGGGCCAGCGACGGCCGGGGCATGCTCGGGAACAGGTGGTGCTCCACCTGGTAGTTCAGTCCACCCATCAGGGTGTTCATGCCGCGGCCCACAATGTTCCGGGAAGTCAGAACCTGGCGGCTAAGGAAATCGACCTTGGAGTCCCTGGGGAGAATCGGCATGCCCTTGTGGTTCGGGGCGAACGAAGCACCCATGTACACGCCGAAGACTGCCAGCTGCACACCGATGAAGGCGAAGGCCATTCCCACCGGCAGGAAGAAGAACACGGCAGCCAGGTACAGGCCCAGGCGGGTGAAGACCATGACCAGTTCGGAAATGCGTCCCTTGACCTGCTTGTTCGCAAACAGGTGCTTGATGGACGTCGCATGCAGGTTGATGCCCTCCAGCATCAGCAGCGGGAAGAACAGCCATCCCTGGCGGCGTGCGAACCAGGCCATGAAGCCCTTCTGCCGTGCCGCCTGCTCCGGAAGGAAGGAAATGGTGTCCATGTCGATGTCCGGGTCCTTGCCCACCGTGTTGGGGTTGGCATGGTGCCGGCTGTGCTTGTTCATCCACCACTGGTAACTGATGCCGACGACGGCGTTTGCCACGAACTTGCCGGCCCGGTCATTAGCCGGCCCCGATTCGAAGACCTGCCGGTGCGAGGCCTCGTGCGCAATAAACGCGAGCTGCGTCAGGAGGATGCCCAGCGCCGCGGCGATGAGCAGCTGGAACCAGCTCTCCCCGATAAAGAAAGACCCTGTGGCAGCGGCAACCAGGCCGATGCACAGGAACACGAAAGTGGTGATGTAGAAAGAGCTCCGGCGCTTCAGCAGGCCTTCGTCGCGGACGGCTTTGAGCAGTCCGGAGTAGGTGCTGGTGACGTTATTCCGGCGCGGCTTCTTTTCGCTCGGGACTTCTTCAACGGGTGCAGTGGAGGATGCGGTTAAGCTCATGCGGCCTTCTGGTGGTGTACGACTTCCCAGTCGGCGTGGCGAGCGGTTTCGCTCTGCGGATGTGACCACCCTAACCCGGAAGTCTGGTGTTTGTCTGTGACATTGCGCTGCTGCTGCCGAGCGTTGCGTGCTGGAGGGTGCGGTGTTCCGCGTTTAGGGTGGGTGCAGACAACGGAGGTCACCATGGGTAACCGCAACGACGCCGGGACTCCGGCTCCCCCTCTGCAACTGTTCCCGCCCGGCTTTCCGGGAACACCGGATCCATCCGGAACAGCAGTGTCCCGTCCCTGGCTGACCCCCGAAACCTATTGGCCCGCATTGTCGGAGGCCACCGCGGCACTGCCCGCACCGGTGGCGGTGCTGGGGCTGGAGGCTCTTCGGTCCAACGCTGCGGACCTGCTCCGGCGCGCGGGCGGCGTGCCCCTGCGGGTTGCCAGCAAGTCCCTCCGCGTCCGCGGCGTCATAGAGGCACTGCTTCAGCTTCCCGGTTTTCGGGGCGTCTTCGGTTACACACTCTCCGAAGCCCTCTGGCTGGCGGAGCGGTGCACGGATGTTTTGGTGGGATATCCCAGCACGGACCGGGCGGCCCTCACCCGGCTCCTCGGCGACGAACGGCTGGCCTCCCGGGTAACCCTGATGGTCGACGACGAGTCCCAGCTGGACCTGGTGGATGCCCTGGCGCCGGCGGGGAAGCGCCCGGAAGTGCGTATCTGCCTGGATGCGGATGCCTCCTGGCAGGCGCCGGCGCTGGGCTTCATCGGCACCCGGCGGTCTCCCCTGCACACCCCGGACGACGCCGTCGGGCTGGGCCGCCGGATTGCCGCCCGGCCGGGCTTCGCGCTGGTGGGTTTGATGATGTACGAAGCCCAGGTGGCCGGCGTGGGCGATGCGGTTCCCGGGGCAGGCCCACGGAATGTCCTGATGCGGCACCTGCAGCCGCGGTCCATGGCCGAGCTCCTCGGCCGCAGGCAGCTCATTGCCGGGCGGCTGCGCGATCTGGCCCCGCTCGAATTCGTGAACGGCGGCGGCACCGGCTCCATCGAAGCCACGCGCGCGGACCCGGCGGTCACCGAGATTACGGCCGGTTCCGGACTCTTCGGCGGACACCTGTTCGACAACTACCGTGCGTTTACGCCGGCCCCCGCAGCAGCCTACGCGTTCGACGTCGTCCGCCGTCCGACGTCGGACACCGCTACCGTGCTGGGCGGCGGATGGATCGCTTCGGGGCCGCCGGGAGCCAGCCGCCTCCCGCGTCCGGTCTGGCCGCCGGACCTGCGTTTCCTCCCGCGTGAGGGGGCGGGAGAGGTACAGACTCCCCTGCGCGGTGCGGCCGCCGGGACGCTGCATCCCGGTGACCGCGTCTGGTTCCGGCACGCCAAGAGCGGCGAGCCGGCCGAACACCTCAACGAGTACCAGGTCGTGGACGGCGGGAAGATCGTGGACACGTTGCCCACCTACCGCGGCGAGGGGAAGGCGTTCCTGTGAGGGCGGCGGGCCCCGGGTGGGAAAACTGGGGACGGAACGTTACTGCGGAACCGCTCCGCGTGGAGCGGCCGCTCGATACCGCCGGCCTCCAGCGGTGCGTGGCCGACGCGGCCGGTGCCGGGCAGCGGGTCAAGGCCGTGGGGGCAGGCCACAGCTTCACCGACATTGCCGCCACCGACGGCGTCCAGCTGGATCTCAGTGCCCTGCAGGGGGTAGTCGAAGCGGACACCGGAAGGTTCCGGGTGCGGTTACAGGCCGGCACATGGCTGCATCGGATTCCGGCGCTGCTGGAACCTTATGGACTGGCAATGCCGAACCTCGGCGACATTGACCGGCAGTCCATCGCCGGTGCAGTTTCCACCGGGACGCACGGAACGGGCGCCGGGTTCGGCGGGATGGCCACCCAAGTGGTGGGCGTGACCGTGGTCCAGCCCGACGGCGGCCTGCTCAGCGTGCGCGGCGACGATCCCCTGCTTCCGGCCGTCGCCCTCGGACTGGGCGCCCTGGGCGTCATCGCCGACGTCACCCTCCAGTGCGTACCCGCATTCGTACTCAAGGCCGAGGAGCGATCCGAACCCCTGGCGGATGTGCTCGAGGGACTAAACGACAGGGTGAAGGCAACCGACCATTTTGAGTTTTACTGGTTTCCGCACACCGGCCGCGCTGCCACCAAGGCGAACACCCGCCTGCCCGGCTCTGCCCGCTGCCGTCCGCCCGGTCCCGCTGCGCGCTGGATTAACGACTCCCTGCTGGCAAACACCGTGTTCCGGGGTACCTGTGCCGTGGGCAGTGCGGTCCCGGCGGTTGTCCCTGCCGTGAACGCCGCAGCGGCACGGCTGCTCGGCGGCCGGGACTATTCGGACGCCTCGGCGCGGGTCTTCACCACCCGGCGCAACGTGAGGTTCCGGGAGATGGAGTACGCCGTTCCGGCGGACAGCGTGGCCCCGGCCTTCTCCGCCCTGCGGGAGCTGATCGAGGAGCGCGGTTGGCGGATCTCGTTTCCCGTGGAGGTCCGCTGGGCGGCGGCTGATGACCGCTGGCTGTCCACCGCGTACGGCCGGGAGACAGCCTATATTGCCGTGCACCGCTATTACCGGGAGGACTTCGCCGAGTACTTCAACGCCGTCGAGGAACTTATGCTCGCCCACGGCGGGCGGCCGCATTGGGGCAAGCTGCATTCGCTGGAGGCGGCAGCACTGGCGGAGCGGTACCCGCGCTTCAAGGACTTCCTGGCGGTACGGGAGCAGCTGGATCCGGACCGGGTCTTCGCCAACGCCTATCTGGACCGGGTGCTGGGCGCCTAACGGCCATCGCGCCGGAGTCACCGTACGATGGTCTGCAGCCGACCCGAAGGAGTGCCGTGACCGCCGCGCCCGCCCAAAGCCAGACCACCGTCCTGCCCCGCTCGTGGTGGTGGGGTTTCCTGCCGTTCGCAGCAGCCTCTGCCGTTCATATCGGGGCGCGGGCGGTCGAAGCCACCGACATCGCCGAGCCCACCAAGCTCACCCTGATGCCGTTGCTTGCCATCGCCGCCCTGTGGGGCGCGCGCGGCGTCGTCCGCGGGCCTGCCGGCCGGATGCTGCCGGCGGCCCTATTGCTTACGGCCCTGTTCTTCTCCTGGATCGGTGACGGCGCGGCCGCGTTCTTCCCGTCGGCACCGGAACTGCCGGTAATGCTCGGCTCCTTCGGGCTCGCCCACGTCTGTTACATCTGGCTCCTGGCCCGGTACGCCGCTGCAGGGAGAATCCCGCGGTGGGCACTGGTCTTCCCGCTGTGGTGGGTGCTGATGCTCGTGGTGCTGTGGCCTGCGCTGGGCGGTCTGGCCCCGGCCGTGGCCGCGTACGGCATTGTCCTCGCCGGCACTGCGGCGACGGCGGCGCGGTGCCGGCCGATGGTGGCAGCCGGCGGCCTGCTGTTCCTGGCCTCGGACACGATCCTGTCCGGCCGGATCTTCCTGCCCGAGCAGATGCCTGACTGGACCAATCCCCTGGTCATGCTGACCTACTGTGCGGGGCAGGCCCTTATTGTTGCCGGGGTGCTTCGGACCTGGCGGGACGGACGCTGAGGGTCCAGTCCCGGCGGAAGCGCCTCATCCCTCCGCGGGCCGTATCATCGGCGGGCTGAGGTACTCGTCCTTGACGGTGAACACCGCTGCGGGGGCGCCCTTCCCGCGGACGACCTTGCGTCCGGTGTCGCGCAGGGCGCCGGTCATCTTGCGGGTGAAGTTCCCGGCGTCGAGCTTGTCCGTGTTCCACACGGCCTGGTACACCCGGCGCAGCTGGTAGAGGGCGAATTCCTCAGGCAGGAGCCTGGCTGCAGTGAGGGTGTATTCGATCTTGCCCGCAAGGCGGTCCAGGGCCGCGGTGAGGATCTCGCGGTGGTCGAAGGCCAGCGTCTCATTGGCGAGGACGTCATACACGGGCATCCACTGCGCGGCTGCGGTGTCGGTGCCCGGGTTCAGTGCCGGCAGGGCACTGCCGTCGGTTGCGAGCAGCGCCAGGTGGGCGACGGACACGACGCGCATGCGCGGGTCACGAACAGGTGAGCTGTAGGTGGCGAGCTGCTCGACGTAGGCGCGGTGCGCCCCCAGATCCAGCCCGGTTTCCTCCTGCAGCTCGCGCCAGGCGGCCGTGAGGGCATCCTCATCCGCCCCCACGAAGC
This genomic stretch from Arthrobacter sp. zg-Y1110 harbors:
- a CDS encoding LysR family transcriptional regulator, which produces MVNPVHLKTLLEVLRTGSFAGAALRLGYTASAVSQQMSALEKDTGARLFERSARTASPTEAAVVMARHAVKVLTDMDALLAAAARPGPGSSEVLRLGIFPSLATFALPELLASPQWRDLGIDLLLSVAEPAQTIQGLRTGGNLDVALVYQVGQGGLAWPSSISRRWLGDDNFRVVLPESWGIQSGAEVSAEQLAGMPWIMHHPGTPDALVIERLFASCSLHPQVAAYCDDFNASLAMASAGLGAALVPELAMLNRPAGTVVLDVPEIRLARSIFALLIHEQNVQVRLFLDRLADVLGRRSIVPLPTSGARQG
- a CDS encoding aromatic acid exporter family protein, translating into MTTGEKTIPKRSLSAVTNRVTGVLRVTRFQLAFKATLAVGIAWTLAPHVPGVASQYPYYAPLGAIVSMYPTVSGSFRTGMETLAGLVTGMLLALGALLIGTPNVWTISVIVGIGVLLGGLSFLGASGREYVPMAALFVLLLGGDDPDGYSFGYGVQMLVGVIVGLAVNALVFPPLHLNGAVNGLVTLRKSLARQLRDMGTALEETWPPKHEDWSQRESELDTLTKEVREAVELADTSRHGNIRSRKYSRDFTADYRALRAMERATRHVKDMTEVLTDAIWRNPQNVAVPAALTVPLAKAVNGCAEAVEAWDPESEEHSTATEALVELVRLVNTSGSADSPVDATAALAMDLRRILRIINTESDGDA
- a CDS encoding NAD(P)H-binding protein, giving the protein MKIVVTTPTGHVGSRVLRLLIQAGVRPTTLLRDASRLEPGLRRFCDLVEGNQDDEDAVLRATFGADALYWVDPPSDDDDPLDGYERFGETAAAAVTANAVPRVVFQSSVGAEVRSGFGEVDGLARTEVLLNGTGAHVPHLRCGYFFTNLLADLDSVRAGVLISILPVGHRMPWVDPRDIGDVAAARLLATDWHGRHTLGVLGPQDLSLREIAAIVGAAVGRPLAAEQISETEYAGMLRGAGLTEARIEGILGMSRGQLDFTPEDPRSLMTSTPTSLAAWAYDVLRPALNSHR
- a CDS encoding App1 family protein, which translates into the protein MTKNPADRPADKTPAAHLGMRMEDSLHAWRDERARKRGDVQIVLPFTGYGSTEWVRVLGRVILAKPGYFDGAEKSMASKAIADGIRGWRNFMSPPVNKATVTVVVGDQKHVVTADRGGVVDAVLPADLAPGWTTVLLRSEDGEETTAPVYVVDPAAEVGVVSDIDDTIMVTALPRPMLAAWNTFVLDEHARTPTPGMAVMMDRLARENPVGPVLYLSTGAWNVAATLTRFITRNLYPAGPLLLTDWGPTTDRWFRSGQAHKRSQLERLAQEFPDIKWLLIGDNGQHDEEIYADFAQRHPENVRAIAIRQLSAGEAVLAGGRTGKPGETPVDVPWIYAPDGAGMARQLAELGLLTDEG
- a CDS encoding acyl-CoA desaturase translates to MSLTASSTAPVEEVPSEKKPRRNNVTSTYSGLLKAVRDEGLLKRRSSFYITTFVFLCIGLVAAATGSFFIGESWFQLLIAAALGILLTQLAFIAHEASHRQVFESGPANDRAGKFVANAVVGISYQWWMNKHSRHHANPNTVGKDPDIDMDTISFLPEQAARQKGFMAWFARRQGWLFFPLLMLEGINLHATSIKHLFANKQVKGRISELVMVFTRLGLYLAAVFFFLPVGMAFAFIGVQLAVFGVYMGASFAPNHKGMPILPRDSKVDFLSRQVLTSRNIVGRGMNTLMGGLNYQVEHHLFPSMPRPSLARASELVKEHCSKHSIPYTETTLVQSYAIVVRYLNEVGLSARDPFDCPVRSKYRI
- a CDS encoding amino acid deaminase/aldolase; the encoded protein is MGNRNDAGTPAPPLQLFPPGFPGTPDPSGTAVSRPWLTPETYWPALSEATAALPAPVAVLGLEALRSNAADLLRRAGGVPLRVASKSLRVRGVIEALLQLPGFRGVFGYTLSEALWLAERCTDVLVGYPSTDRAALTRLLGDERLASRVTLMVDDESQLDLVDALAPAGKRPEVRICLDADASWQAPALGFIGTRRSPLHTPDDAVGLGRRIAARPGFALVGLMMYEAQVAGVGDAVPGAGPRNVLMRHLQPRSMAELLGRRQLIAGRLRDLAPLEFVNGGGTGSIEATRADPAVTEITAGSGLFGGHLFDNYRAFTPAPAAAYAFDVVRRPTSDTATVLGGGWIASGPPGASRLPRPVWPPDLRFLPREGAGEVQTPLRGAAAGTLHPGDRVWFRHAKSGEPAEHLNEYQVVDGGKIVDTLPTYRGEGKAFL
- a CDS encoding D-arabinono-1,4-lactone oxidase, whose amino-acid sequence is MRAAGPGWENWGRNVTAEPLRVERPLDTAGLQRCVADAAGAGQRVKAVGAGHSFTDIAATDGVQLDLSALQGVVEADTGRFRVRLQAGTWLHRIPALLEPYGLAMPNLGDIDRQSIAGAVSTGTHGTGAGFGGMATQVVGVTVVQPDGGLLSVRGDDPLLPAVALGLGALGVIADVTLQCVPAFVLKAEERSEPLADVLEGLNDRVKATDHFEFYWFPHTGRAATKANTRLPGSARCRPPGPAARWINDSLLANTVFRGTCAVGSAVPAVVPAVNAAAARLLGGRDYSDASARVFTTRRNVRFREMEYAVPADSVAPAFSALRELIEERGWRISFPVEVRWAAADDRWLSTAYGRETAYIAVHRYYREDFAEYFNAVEELMLAHGGRPHWGKLHSLEAAALAERYPRFKDFLAVREQLDPDRVFANAYLDRVLGA
- a CDS encoding lysoplasmalogenase, which encodes MTAAPAQSQTTVLPRSWWWGFLPFAAASAVHIGARAVEATDIAEPTKLTLMPLLAIAALWGARGVVRGPAGRMLPAALLLTALFFSWIGDGAAAFFPSAPELPVMLGSFGLAHVCYIWLLARYAAAGRIPRWALVFPLWWVLMLVVLWPALGGLAPAVAAYGIVLAGTAATAARCRPMVAAGGLLFLASDTILSGRIFLPEQMPDWTNPLVMLTYCAGQALIVAGVLRTWRDGR
- a CDS encoding NUDIX domain-containing protein, which codes for MATEEEQFLQDYAPREYPSVALTVDLVVFAVKGSTLHAAFVRRGGHPFKAALALPGGFVGADEDALTAAWRELQEETGLDLGAHRAYVEQLATYSSPVRDPRMRVVSVAHLALLATDGSALPALNPGTDTAAAQWMPVYDVLANETLAFDHREILTAALDRLAGKIEYTLTAARLLPEEFALYQLRRVYQAVWNTDKLDAGNFTRKMTGALRDTGRKVVRGKGAPAAVFTVKDEYLSPPMIRPAEG